In a genomic window of Cerasicoccus sp. TK19100:
- a CDS encoding Gfo/Idh/MocA family protein, with amino-acid sequence MKLAIIGTGGMANSHALNFAKIPGVEIVAGVDLDEQRASAYCQKHGIAKAYTSTEALYSKEQVDAVSIVTPDNSHCPLSLEALAAGKHVLCEKPLATSYSDAQKMADAAKSAGVINMVNFSYRNSSAIQLAAQWVADGKLGRIRHVQGNYLQSWLTTNEWGVWSEEPGWLWRLSQAHGSKGVLGDVGVHILDFATLPVGPIAEMQAMLPTLDKAEGGKIGDYTLDANDTAILNVRFANGAAGVITATRFATGHLNSVSVSIHGDRGALRIDLDKSYEMLEFCEIQDGKTTPWQSLYTGKTPNIYERFAKAVETGVQDMPDFARGAEIQRYLDGAEEAAAKQGIVRFS; translated from the coding sequence ATGAAACTTGCAATCATTGGGACTGGCGGCATGGCGAACAGCCACGCCTTGAATTTTGCCAAAATACCAGGCGTGGAAATCGTGGCCGGCGTCGATCTCGACGAACAGCGGGCAAGCGCTTACTGCCAGAAGCACGGCATAGCCAAGGCTTACACGAGCACAGAAGCACTTTACAGTAAGGAGCAGGTCGACGCGGTAAGCATCGTCACCCCGGATAATTCCCACTGCCCGCTTTCGCTGGAGGCGCTGGCTGCAGGTAAGCATGTGCTCTGCGAAAAACCACTGGCCACCAGCTACTCCGATGCGCAAAAGATGGCCGACGCGGCAAAGTCCGCTGGCGTGATTAACATGGTCAACTTCAGCTACCGCAATAGCTCCGCGATTCAGCTCGCAGCACAGTGGGTCGCCGATGGTAAACTGGGCCGCATCCGCCACGTGCAGGGCAATTACTTGCAGAGCTGGCTGACGACTAATGAATGGGGCGTCTGGTCCGAAGAGCCCGGCTGGCTTTGGCGTCTCTCGCAAGCACACGGCAGTAAGGGCGTCCTCGGGGATGTCGGCGTGCACATTTTGGATTTCGCCACTCTGCCCGTGGGTCCCATTGCCGAAATGCAGGCCATGCTGCCCACGCTCGACAAGGCTGAGGGCGGCAAGATTGGCGACTACACTCTCGATGCCAACGACACCGCGATCCTCAACGTTCGCTTTGCCAATGGAGCCGCCGGAGTCATCACCGCCACACGCTTCGCCACCGGCCACCTGAACTCCGTCAGCGTATCGATCCACGGCGACCGAGGTGCCCTGCGCATCGACCTCGATAAAAGTTACGAAATGCTGGAATTCTGCGAAATCCAGGACGGCAAAACCACCCCTTGGCAAAGCCTCTACACCGGCAAAACGCCTAATATCTACGAGCGCTTCGCCAAGGCAGTCGAGACCGGTGTTCAGGACATGCCCGACTTCGCCCGTGGTGCCGAAATCCAGCGCTACCTCGATGGCGCGGAAGAGGCAGCCGCCAAGCAAGGCATTGTCCGTTTCTCTTAA
- a CDS encoding glutamine synthetase beta-grasp domain-containing protein yields the protein MPIKYKLEYIWLDGYTPVPNLRGKTRLASEEPKSIDDLPMWGFDGSSTQQAEGKSSDCVLKPVKLYPDIDRGEGCFIVLCEVMMPDGETPHPSNYRATIVDDPDTWFGLEQEYFLYQDKRPLGWPTDGYPAPQGEYYTGVGYANVGNIAREIVDKHLDLCLAAGINHEGINAEVAKGQWEFQVFAKGSKECADDIWVARYLLLRLCEKYSVDVEWHCKPFLGDWNGSGMHCNFSTKYMREVGGKDYFLKLMDAFEKNKDEHIAAYGPDNHLRLTGLHETQSIDKFSWGVADRGASIRVPHSFVKGDKYQGYLEDRRPNSQGDPYQICSRVLKTIAEVPTS from the coding sequence ATGCCTATCAAGTATAAGCTCGAGTATATCTGGCTCGACGGTTACACCCCCGTGCCAAATCTCCGTGGTAAAACCCGCCTCGCCTCCGAGGAGCCCAAGTCCATCGACGACCTCCCTATGTGGGGATTCGACGGTAGCTCCACCCAACAGGCTGAAGGTAAGAGCTCCGACTGCGTGCTGAAGCCCGTCAAGCTGTATCCGGACATCGACCGCGGCGAAGGTTGCTTCATCGTGCTGTGCGAAGTCATGATGCCAGACGGCGAAACGCCGCACCCATCCAACTACCGCGCTACGATCGTTGACGATCCGGACACCTGGTTTGGCCTCGAGCAAGAGTATTTCCTTTACCAAGACAAGCGCCCGCTGGGCTGGCCAACCGATGGCTATCCCGCACCGCAAGGCGAATACTACACCGGCGTCGGCTATGCCAACGTTGGCAACATCGCCCGCGAAATTGTCGACAAGCACCTCGACCTCTGCCTCGCAGCCGGCATCAACCACGAAGGCATCAACGCCGAAGTGGCCAAGGGCCAGTGGGAATTCCAGGTCTTCGCCAAGGGCTCCAAGGAGTGCGCTGACGATATCTGGGTAGCCCGCTACCTGCTCCTGCGCCTCTGCGAAAAGTACAGCGTAGACGTCGAGTGGCACTGCAAGCCCTTCCTCGGTGACTGGAACGGCTCCGGTATGCACTGCAACTTCTCCACAAAGTACATGCGCGAAGTTGGCGGCAAGGACTACTTCCTCAAGCTCATGGACGCGTTCGAAAAGAACAAGGACGAGCACATCGCTGCTTACGGTCCGGACAACCACCTGCGCCTCACCGGCCTCCACGAAACTCAGTCCATCGACAAGTTCTCCTGGGGTGTTGCCGACCGCGGTGCTTCCATCCGCGTGCCGCACAGCTTCGTCAAGGGCGACAAGTATCAGGGCTACCTGGAAGACCGCCGTCCGAACTCGCAGGGCGACCCCTACCAGATCTGCTCGCGCGTTCTCAAGACGATCGCCGAAGTTCCCACTTCGTAA
- a CDS encoding serine/threonine protein phosphatase — MQGNKDTKQAKVRIGYDGLVRKNFLGPMAKERFENELRVLKYLEEKGCEFVPRVVDYKAETLFMVTTNCGKVVEKISDSKLKQIFDELETYGVRHEDRFARNVTYSAQLGRFCLIDFEFATILETGEGLTVEEVTEYRLEQQRRQAD, encoded by the coding sequence ATGCAGGGTAATAAAGACACTAAGCAGGCCAAGGTGCGCATCGGTTACGATGGCCTGGTGCGCAAAAATTTCCTCGGCCCCATGGCCAAAGAGCGGTTTGAGAACGAACTGCGCGTGCTGAAATACCTCGAAGAGAAAGGCTGCGAGTTCGTGCCGCGTGTGGTCGATTACAAGGCCGAGACGTTGTTCATGGTCACGACCAATTGCGGCAAAGTCGTCGAGAAGATCAGCGACTCTAAGCTGAAGCAGATTTTCGACGAGTTGGAAACCTACGGCGTGCGCCACGAGGACCGATTTGCGCGCAACGTGACCTACAGCGCGCAGTTGGGCCGGTTTTGCCTGATCGATTTCGAGTTCGCCACCATTCTGGAGACTGGCGAGGGGCTAACCGTGGAAGAGGTGACTGAATATCGCCTCGAACAACAACGCAGGCAGGCCGACTAA
- a CDS encoding PP2C family protein-serine/threonine phosphatase: MGAQNPTEPTGLRWWGMTDKGRFRQNNEDAFLGLELDGREVFRLGKVGEAKFEQGDFIFAVSDGMGGANAGEFASRIAVEKITQLLPSAFRLRATGFRRGGTDFLAEVIDQIHAEMRWQGRAYEETSGMGATLSMSWFTPEKAYFAHVGDSRIYHLPKDGGYTQITHDHTHVGSLVRSGQLTELQARMHPAKSMLQMALGGKVDNVDPHLGSVIYEPGDWFVFCSDGISDGVSSRKIEDLIRTPSQVAIKYPPAERLIKEAWDSSRDNMTAVVVEVF, encoded by the coding sequence ATGGGCGCGCAGAATCCAACCGAGCCGACCGGCCTGCGCTGGTGGGGAATGACTGACAAGGGCCGTTTCCGCCAAAATAACGAAGACGCTTTCCTGGGGCTTGAGCTCGACGGCCGCGAGGTCTTCCGGCTGGGCAAAGTCGGTGAAGCCAAATTTGAGCAGGGCGACTTCATCTTTGCCGTCAGCGATGGGATGGGCGGAGCCAATGCGGGGGAGTTCGCCAGCCGCATTGCCGTGGAGAAAATTACGCAGCTCTTGCCGTCGGCCTTTCGCTTGCGGGCGACGGGATTTCGTCGCGGCGGCACAGATTTCCTGGCCGAGGTCATCGACCAGATTCATGCTGAAATGCGATGGCAGGGCCGGGCATACGAGGAAACCTCCGGGATGGGAGCCACGTTGAGTATGTCTTGGTTCACGCCCGAGAAGGCCTATTTTGCTCACGTCGGCGATAGCCGGATTTACCACCTGCCCAAGGACGGCGGCTACACGCAGATTACCCACGACCATACGCACGTCGGTTCGCTGGTTCGCTCGGGCCAGTTGACTGAGCTGCAGGCGCGTATGCATCCGGCTAAATCAATGCTCCAGATGGCCCTCGGGGGCAAGGTGGACAACGTCGACCCGCACTTGGGCTCAGTCATTTATGAGCCGGGTGACTGGTTCGTCTTCTGTTCGGACGGCATCTCTGACGGCGTCAGCTCACGCAAGATTGAGGACCTCATTCGCACGCCCTCGCAGGTGGCGATTAAATACCCTCCCGCAGAGCGCCTGATCAAGGAGGCGTGGGATTCCTCCCGCGACAACATGACGGCAGTCGTGGTGGAGGTCTTTTAA
- a CDS encoding valine--pyruvate transaminase, producing the protein MNQRKRKQTRLQAKLAKGSGIERLMDDLGRALAEGAGHVHMLGGGNPAPIPEVAQRWRTLMREMLDSAPERFDRMLGVYDPQQGNGRFIRAVAKLFNDAYGWGLTEDNIVITNGGQTAYFYLFNLLAGEGEEGLQRILFPLMPEYIGYAEQGLHPESFIAAQSIIEELPGNLFKYRVDFDNLPWDESIAAVCVSRPTNPTGNVLTDAEVQRLHQLCTERGAYLIIDNAYGAPFPDMIFTDVQPFWGENTVLTYSLSKLGLPGTRTGILIGPPEICRAISSMNAVAGLANGNVGQSLTLPLFESGEIMTVAHDEIRPYYQERSQRAVQMVHEAMDGVPCRVHVSEGALFLWLWFPGLPGGADALYEDLKEAGVLVVPGHFFFHALPEPWPHAEECIRINYAMNIDAFPEAMRIMAVVVRARFERD; encoded by the coding sequence ATGAATCAGCGGAAGCGAAAACAAACCCGTCTGCAAGCCAAGCTCGCCAAGGGCAGTGGCATCGAGCGCCTGATGGACGACCTCGGTCGCGCCTTGGCGGAAGGAGCCGGGCACGTGCACATGCTCGGCGGCGGCAATCCTGCACCCATCCCGGAGGTTGCCCAGCGCTGGCGCACACTCATGCGGGAGATGCTCGACAGCGCGCCCGAGCGCTTCGACCGCATGCTCGGCGTCTATGACCCCCAGCAGGGGAACGGCCGTTTTATTCGAGCCGTGGCCAAACTGTTTAACGACGCCTACGGATGGGGGCTGACCGAGGACAATATTGTCATCACTAATGGTGGGCAGACGGCGTATTTTTACCTCTTTAATTTGCTCGCAGGCGAGGGCGAGGAGGGCTTGCAGCGAATCCTTTTTCCGCTGATGCCGGAATACATCGGCTATGCCGAACAAGGGCTGCATCCGGAGTCGTTTATCGCCGCCCAATCCATTATTGAGGAGCTACCGGGCAATCTCTTTAAGTATAGAGTCGATTTCGACAATCTGCCCTGGGATGAGTCCATCGCCGCGGTCTGTGTTTCGCGTCCCACGAATCCGACTGGCAATGTGCTGACCGATGCCGAGGTCCAGCGTCTGCATCAGCTATGCACTGAGCGCGGTGCCTACCTGATCATCGACAATGCCTACGGAGCACCGTTCCCCGACATGATCTTCACGGATGTTCAGCCATTTTGGGGCGAGAACACCGTGCTGACATACAGCCTTTCCAAGCTTGGTCTGCCGGGCACGCGAACGGGCATATTAATCGGGCCGCCGGAAATTTGCCGCGCCATTTCGTCGATGAACGCCGTTGCCGGGCTCGCCAATGGCAATGTGGGGCAGTCGTTGACCCTGCCGTTGTTTGAGTCTGGAGAAATCATGACGGTGGCGCATGATGAAATTCGCCCCTACTATCAGGAGCGTAGCCAGCGCGCGGTCCAGATGGTGCATGAGGCGATGGACGGCGTGCCGTGCCGCGTGCACGTTTCGGAGGGCGCGCTGTTTCTATGGCTGTGGTTTCCGGGCCTACCGGGTGGTGCGGATGCGCTTTATGAGGATTTGAAAGAGGCGGGTGTGCTCGTCGTGCCCGGGCATTTCTTTTTTCATGCTTTGCCTGAGCCTTGGCCGCATGCCGAGGAGTGCATTCGCATCAATTACGCGATGAATATCGATGCCTTCCCGGAAGCCATGCGGATCATGGCGGTCGTTGTCC